The Ciona intestinalis chromosome 11, KH, whole genome shotgun sequence genome has a segment encoding these proteins:
- the LOC100181889 gene encoding LOW QUALITY PROTEIN: nuclear pore complex protein Nup155 (The sequence of the model RefSeq protein was modified relative to this genomic sequence to represent the inferred CDS: inserted 1 base in 1 codon), with product MMVFPNKETPKNEDCGSMQDAALIVSKKLQLDRESIDLTSQLNVTSIYSSVSSGLNDDDYPVVEQLPIPLITDVRKVPLPPELVEQFGHMQCNCIMGIFPSIRRAWLTVDSDIFVWRYLDGDDLAYFDGLSETILSIALVQPKQGIFKDHIKYLLVLATPLDIVMLGVSFADGDINSEMRLLPDALFSLPSDGSYITNIVGSHNGRIFMGGRDGFLYEIAYQASGGWFSRKCNKINHSRSRLSFLVPSLLNVWLSEEDSISQLVVDDTRNILYTRSEKGTITVYDLGQDGWGMSCVAQSSLDSIRRRAVAIASGIEPSNLNELVHIAAVTLQESRQINLVAVTQAGVRLYFITCQPPTLPPQPTTPSTTSPKQNLNINKFITRPSGLYLVHVRLPPGFTGSSVQRPTTVHSAHYNAGTLLLSSTTGDDGVLWCINNDMFAFDAMLRETKINFRLDGRSWAIAEVANPPSPLSLAALPSDAPPLPPPDPPIQVLQHIQTPAEYVIITAQGCHVFHKLRPVDQLRNLLNHFDPDSNTIHKFFQIYNQGEAACCCIILSSSFVPSDRVIIDKAVAALMHHGGVALPKVSTNQLPSSLAHHTMEPMSPISGTHRQSTLMRTPGGLPVISTPMPGSHPPPLSRDARSPQQHPQSPVQQPAVDPNQVTFYSERQEGVFKMFSRIVRPLWEGRLVEDFVISEAGKEKRIVVSRVDEGTISLVIDHLVSLRSFLSKHCLSQPSGREFSLHHHEHTIPRTLTHGYRTSDATIIAQQDAQRRQLEEAHVLEIRSLKQLHSLCDQSIQVFGLWRLLLHHQIHVLFEALDKQAQPSLKLMTFSDVVLSGDSVCKALISALVGQYIDDHSTIDXLSSQLRDICPNLYSPDDAICSKASELMSLARTSEAHHRDEQLHEAAKLFQQVAYSVNLPHVIQQYYAVRFYSGVVELCLLAAHKRDEEGLALRLYLSLSSGDEDVDPLVRKSYVARISCYKCITDMLDGLMVAAEGQLQSPSVPSQPGPPQPLINNENGVGNLTPEEAQHHAESCLQLALNSEDELFHITLYEWMLRMHLTTQLLKVSSPFVEPFLKRVASSQENNSTLFGSMGTDLLWQYYERAGQFMKAAEILVHLAEKPGSDRDLVKRIEYLSRAKMNSKSSTSHKSNRGKGQILQELEEKLEVAQIQLSTMENLKQLSEHEACEKLNFQLVDVTTLYSEFADPFQLAECKLSIVHCAGLHDPNLVEALWQNIIEHELSKSNNSDTSVLLQHKMVELTKRYMASQRYFPIEFVVGLLEKISCSRGWILNWGVTCFLEARYSLSNLLNVYENVHSQKLDCWSTLGSPHHLLYVVNELISLFLDNPMKYLTHHQQRRPFLNRSLDALAVNLVELCSLPNPDEQVKQLIVRMRKTQASLENMQQRGR from the exons ATGATGGTATTTCCTAATAAAGAAACGCCAAAAAATGAAGATTGTGGGAGTATGCAAGACGCAGCTTTAATCGTGTCTAAAAAACTTCAACTCGATCGTGAAAGCATTGATTTGACGTCACAACTTAACGTTACATCAATAT ATTCAAGTGTAAGCAGTGGTTTAAATGACGATGACTACCCAGTAGTCGAACAACTTCCCATCCCTCTTATAACAGATGTGAGGAAGGTCCCATTGCCTCCAGAACTTGTGGAACAGTTTGGAC ACATGCAATGTAACTGCATCATGGGAATATTTCCCTCAATACGTCGTGCATGGTTAACTGTGGATTCCGATATTTTTGTCTGGAGATATTTGGATGGTGATGACTTGGCTTACTTTGATGGATTATCTGAAACAATACTTAGTATTGCTTTGGTACAACCTAAACAGG GAATATTCAAAGATCACATCAAGTATCTGCTTGTACTCGCCACACCCCTTGATATTGTAATGTTGGGTGTTAGTTTTGCTGATGGGG ACATAAACAGTGAGATGCGGCTTCTTCCCGATGCTCTCTTCTCTCTTCCATCCGATGGTAGTTACATCACCAACATCGTTGGAAGCCACAACGGTCGCATCTTCATGGGAGGGAGGGATGGTTTCCTCTATGAGATTGCTTACCAG GCAAGTGGGGGTTGGTTCAGCAGgaaatgtaacaaaataaatcacTCGCGAAGTCGTTTGTCTTTTCTGGTCCCTTCTTTGTTGAACGTGTGGCTATCAGAGGAAG ACTCTATATCTCAATTGGTGGTGGATGATACAAGAAATATACTTTACACACGGTCTGAGAAAGGAACCATCACA GTTTATGATCTTGGTCAAGATGGTTGGGGGATGAGTTGCGTTGCGCAATCTTCCCTTGATTCAATTCGGAGGCGGGCTGTTGCCATCGCAAGTGGAATCGAACCTTCAAACTTAAATGAGTTGGTTCACATAGCAGCTGTCACTTTACAAGAATCTCGACAAATAAACTTGGTGGCTGTGACCCAAGCAG GTGTTCGTCTTTACTTTATCACCTGCCaaccccccaccctaccacccCAACCTACAACACCATCGACAACAAGTCcgaaacaaaatcttaacataAACAAGTTTATAACTCGTCCAAGTGGATTGTACCTTGTGCACGTCCGCCTCCCTCCTGGCTTCACTGGTTCATCCGTGCAACGTCCCACAACCGTGCACTCCGCGCATTATAACGCtg GAACTTTACTTCTATCCTCAACAACTGGTGATGATGGGGTCTTGTGGTGTATCAACAATGATATGTTCGCATTCGATGCAATGTTAAGAGAAACCAAG ATCAATTTTCGTCTCGACGGTCGTTCTTGGGCGATTGCTGAAGTAGCAAACCCCCCTTCCCCATTATCCCTTGCTGCTCTTCCATCTGATGCTCCTCCTCTTCCTCCACCTGATCCTCCCATCCAGGTCCTCCAGCACATCCAGACTCCTGCAGAGTATGTCATCATCACTGctcag GGTTGCCATGTTTTCCACAAACTACGACCAGTCGACCAACTTCGAAACCTTCTTAATCATTTCGACCCAGATTCCAACACAATTCACAAATTCTTCCAAATTTACAAC CAAGGAGAAGCTGCTTGTTGCTGCATCATCCTCTCGTCTTCCTTTGTTCCTTCCGATCGAGTTATCATTGACAAAGCTGTGGCTGCTCTTATGCATCATGGGGGCGTGGCACTCCCGAAAGTATCGACCAATCAGCTTCCGTCGTCACTCGCCCATCACACGATGGAACCAATGTCCCCGATATCAGGAACGCATCGACAATCTACGCTAATGAGGACACCTGGTGGCC TACCAGTGATCAGCACTCCGATGCCCGGATCCCATCCTCCTCCTCTATCAAGAGATGCAAGATCACCACAACAACATCCTCAATCTCCAG TGCAACAACCAGCAGTAGACCCCAATCAAGTAACATTCTACTCAGAAAGACAGGAAGGAGTTTTCAAGATGTTTTCCAGGATAGTCCGGCCATTATGGGAGGGAAGACTTGTTGAGGATTTTGTGATTTCAGAAGCTGGAAAGGAAAAAAGGATT GTGGTTAGTCGTGTTGATGAGGGGACAATCAGCTTGGTTATCGACCACTTGGTGTCACTAAGGAGCTTCCTTTCAAAACACTGCTTGTCCCAACCATCTGGAAG GGAGTTTTCTCTGCACCACCATGAGCACACCATACCACGCACACTAACGCACGGATATCGAACATCTGATGCCACTATCATTGCTCAACAAGATGCACAGAGGAGACAACTTG AAGAAGCTCACGTACTTGAAATAAGATCATTGAAACAACTACACAGTTTATGTGACCAGTCAATACAAGTGTTTGGTTTATGGagattattattacatcatcagATCCATGTGTTGTTTGAAGCTTTAGATAAA CAAGCCCAGCCTTCATTGAAACTGATGACGTTTTCAGATGTTGTGCTTTCTGGAGATTCT GTATGCAAAGCTTTAATCTCAGCATTGGTTGGTCAATATATTGATGATCATTCAACCATAG GCCTGAGTTCCCAACTACGTGATATTTGTCCCAATCTATATTCACCTGATGATGCTATTTGTTCAAAG GCAAGTGAACTTATGAGTTTGGCCCGAACAAGTGAAGCTCATCATCGAGATGAACAACTTCATGAAGCGGCGAAACTGTTTCAACAAGTCGCTTATTCTGTTAACCTTCCGCATGTAATACAGCAATATTATGCAG TTCGATTTTACTCGGGGGTTGTCGAGTTATGTCTCCTCGCTGCTCACAAGCGAGATGAGGAGGGACTTGCTCTTCGTTTGTATCTTTCTTTATCCTCTGGGGACGAAGATGTGGATCCTCTTGTGAGGAAATCATACGTTGCAag AATTTCATGCTACAAGTGTATCACTGATATGCTAGATGGCCTCATGGTGGCAGCAGAGGGTCAGCTTCAATCTCCAAGTGTTCCCAGTCAACCCGGACCTCCCCAACCACTCATAAATAACGAAAACGGGGTCGGCAACCTCACCCCTGAGGAAGCGCAACACCAT GCGGAAAGTTGTCTCCAGTTGGCACTGAACAGCGAAGATGAGTTGTTTCACATTACATTGTATGAATGGATGCTTCGTATGCATCTCACAACTCAACTATTGAAG GTTTCTTCCCCATTTGTTGAGCCTTTCCTTAAACGAGTCGCGTCAAGTCAGGAAAACAATTCTACTTTGTTCGGCTCAATGGGAACTGACCTGTTATGGCAATATTATGAGCGTGCCGGGCAGTTTATGAAAGCTGCGGAAATACTCGTGCATTTGGCAGAAAAACCTGG CTCGGACCGAGACCTCGTGAAACGGATCGAATATTTATCACGGGCGAAGATGAACAGCAAGTCCTCAACGTCCCATAAATCAAATCGAGGAAAAGGACAAATCCTGCAGGAACTTGAAGAAAAACTTGAG GTTGCCCAGATCCAGTTAAGCACGATGGAAAACCTCAAACAACTATCGGAACATGAGGCTTGTGAGAAACTTAACTTTCAACTGGTTGATGTTACGACT TTATACAGCGAGTTTGCTGATCCTTTCCAACTGGCAGAGTGTAAGTTGTCCATCGTTCACTGCGCCGGTTTACACGATCCTAATTTAGTGGAAGCTTTGTGGCAAAATATAATTGAGCATG AATTATCAAAGTCAAACAACTCTGATACATCTGTGTTGCTCCAGCATAAGATGGTTGAACTAACCAAGAGATACATGGCTTCACAAAGATATTTCCCCATTG AATTTGTGGTTGGTTTGTTGGAGAAAATATCGTGCAGTCGGGGATGGATTTTAAACTGGGGAGTCACTTGTTTCCTTGAAGCACGATATTCACTATCAAACTTGTTGAATGTTTATGAGAACGTTCATTCACAAAAG cttGACTGCTGGTCCACCCTAGGATCTCCACACCATCTGCTATATGTGGTGAATGAACTTATCAGTTTGTTCCTGGATAACCCAATGAAGTATCTCACACACCACCAACAAAG ACGTCCATTCCTTAACCGTTCATTGGATGC
- the LOC100175578 gene encoding uncharacterized protein LOC100175578: protein MKFTVDHFKRLSVSDLRSFEQSMSMWFRARDSQKNLVNALGLAKVDCPTLNRRLRVPEISERHSSVVLNCTPPRVKLSQAVREMSPAKSKSVTSGELLKFWQKFQISTPKKETLSTKSKPCAKPTRPVTQCKKRLEPQTTVKVSPSPQTQVVHSRLQCPLSSSINLNNRTAARNCIDLNSNSVTKPRFQPRPSPTRKQNRPMSLRKMVTLREHRKKCEERVRELEAQSRRLRRKKADKSVKL, encoded by the exons ATGAAGTTCACTGTCGACCATTTCAAGAGACTG tcgGTGTCCGATCTACGATCCTTTGAACAAAGCATGAGCATGTGGTTTCGTGCCCGAGACAGCCAGAAGAACCTTGTGAATGCGCTCGGGTTAGCGAAGGTTGATTGCCCGACACTCAATAGAAGATTACGTGTTCCGGAGATATCAGAGCGCCACTCCAGCGTTGTGCTCAACTGCACTCCACCACGAGTAAAACTAAGTCAAGCCGTAAGGGAAATGTCGCCGGCCAAATCGAAATCAGTGACGTCAGGGGAGCTGTTAAAGTTCTGGCAGAAATTCCAAATTTCGACGCCGAAAAAAGAAACCTTGTCCACGAAATCAAAACCTTGTGCGAAACCAACAAGACCAGTAACTCAATGCAAGAAACGACTGGAACCACAGACCACAGTTAAAGTTTCACCGTCACCCCAAACACAAGTAGTTCACTCCCGACTACAATGCCCCCTTTCAAGCAGCATAAACCTAAACAACAGAACCGCTGCCAGAAACTGCATTGACCTAAACTCTAACTCGGTAACGAAACCAAGATTTCAACCCCGCCCTTCGCCAACAAGAAAGCAAAACCGACCGATGAGCCTCAGGAAAATGGTAACTCTTCGTGAGCACCGTAAAAAATGTGAGGAAAGAGTGCGAGAACTTGAAGCCCAATCGCGCCGCCTTAGACGAAAGAAAGCCGACAAAAgtgttaagttataa
- the LOC100184265 gene encoding uncharacterized protein LOC100184265 isoform X1 — MAWPINLVKNIIVVIVLLCYVSSTLGCHIPGHTNKRAISLAASVEMTDVQKIRNFFIPCVNDVFGDASLDFSGIVKFITDHSLWYDVTQRLECGEKNDTVECWNERLTDVLTRGSKELAVAQECVERYKDFVNNGKYNPTPLVFNKFDRVRSEDLLNCPTRTPRKFDLCVNNQFAKDEVENPIGNFDSLIGFVQRKMKCSDCDCGEVLQADSDFASFFVGEGLQCDSCWSTRLAALVKSQSTLSETTKKCAATTNDEVFLKEETMRVY; from the exons ATGGCGTGGCCTATTAACTTAGTTAAGAACATTATTGTAGTAATTGTGTTGCTATGTTATGTCAGCTCCACGTTGG GTTGTCACATCCCAGGCCACACAAATAAGCGAGCCATAAGCCTAGCCGCATCGGTAGAAATGACCGACGTCCAAAAAATTCGAAACTTTTTCATCCCCTGCGTTAATGACGTGTTTGGTGACGCCAGCTTGGATTTTTCTGGAATCGTTAAGTTTATAACAGACCACTCGCTatggtatgacgtcacacagcgTCTGGAATGCgg GGAGAAAAACGATACTGTCGAATGTTGGAACGAACGTCTTACTGATGTTTTGACCCGAGGTTCGAAAGAACTTGCTGTGGCACAGGAGTGTGTGGAGCGATATAAAGACTTTGTTAATAATGGAAAAT ACAATCCTACCCCgttggtttttaataaattcgaCCGAGTGAGGTCCGAAGATCTGTTGAACTGTCCCACTCGAACGCCACGAAAATTCGATCTTTGCGTGAATAACCAATTCGCCAAAGATGAGGTCGAGAATCCAATCGGAAATTTTGATTCTTTGATTGGATTTGTTCAAAGGAAGATGAAATGCAG TGACTGTGATTGTGGCGAGGTTCTACAAGCCGACAGTGACTTCGCATCGTTCTTCGTGGGCGAGGGACTACAATGCGACTCTTGTTGGTCAACTAGACTGGCAGCATTGGTCAAAAGTCAATCGACTTTAAGTGAAACAACCAAAAAGTGCGCTGCAACTACCAACGACGAAGTTTTTTTGAAAGAGGAAACAATGAGAGTATACTAG
- the LOC100184265 gene encoding uncharacterized protein LOC100184265 isoform X2 — protein MTDVQKIRNFFIPCVNDVFGDASLDFSGIVKFITDHSLWYDVTQRLECGEKNDTVECWNERLTDVLTRGSKELAVAQECVERYKDFVNNGKYNPTPLVFNKFDRVRSEDLLNCPTRTPRKFDLCVNNQFAKDEVENPIGNFDSLIGFVQRKMKCSDCDCGEVLQADSDFASFFVGEGLQCDSCWSTRLAALVKSQSTLSETTKKCAATTNDEVFLKEETMRVY, from the exons ATGACCGACGTCCAAAAAATTCGAAACTTTTTCATCCCCTGCGTTAATGACGTGTTTGGTGACGCCAGCTTGGATTTTTCTGGAATCGTTAAGTTTATAACAGACCACTCGCTatggtatgacgtcacacagcgTCTGGAATGCgg GGAGAAAAACGATACTGTCGAATGTTGGAACGAACGTCTTACTGATGTTTTGACCCGAGGTTCGAAAGAACTTGCTGTGGCACAGGAGTGTGTGGAGCGATATAAAGACTTTGTTAATAATGGAAAAT ACAATCCTACCCCgttggtttttaataaattcgaCCGAGTGAGGTCCGAAGATCTGTTGAACTGTCCCACTCGAACGCCACGAAAATTCGATCTTTGCGTGAATAACCAATTCGCCAAAGATGAGGTCGAGAATCCAATCGGAAATTTTGATTCTTTGATTGGATTTGTTCAAAGGAAGATGAAATGCAG TGACTGTGATTGTGGCGAGGTTCTACAAGCCGACAGTGACTTCGCATCGTTCTTCGTGGGCGAGGGACTACAATGCGACTCTTGTTGGTCAACTAGACTGGCAGCATTGGTCAAAAGTCAATCGACTTTAAGTGAAACAACCAAAAAGTGCGCTGCAACTACCAACGACGAAGTTTTTTTGAAAGAGGAAACAATGAGAGTATACTAG